A region from the Candidatus Thiothrix putei genome encodes:
- a CDS encoding energy transducer TonB: MPQSKPKPKEKPKPEKKVEKPLPKPKPEKDLRKEQEERERREEARREREEQQRQQEMREQQQREAAERQARQQAQQEAAARAAAQAQNEVPVITNPRYRRPPRPPEYPRRALESGTEGTTIVRANVSPSGSVIAARVQKSSGNDSLDSAAVKAVRGWSFVPATRGGQSIESIVQVPVNFRIN; this comes from the coding sequence TTGCCGCAATCTAAGCCTAAACCCAAGGAAAAGCCGAAACCGGAAAAGAAGGTGGAAAAACCCTTGCCCAAACCTAAGCCAGAAAAGGATTTGCGTAAGGAGCAAGAGGAGCGCGAACGCCGCGAGGAGGCGCGTCGTGAGCGGGAAGAGCAGCAACGCCAACAGGAAATGCGCGAACAGCAACAGCGTGAAGCCGCCGAGCGTCAAGCACGTCAACAGGCGCAACAAGAAGCCGCTGCGCGTGCGGCAGCACAGGCTCAAAACGAAGTGCCGGTGATTACCAACCCGCGTTACCGCCGCCCACCGCGCCCACCGGAGTATCCACGCCGTGCGCTGGAATCGGGTACGGAAGGCACTACCATTGTACGTGCTAACGTTAGCCCCAGTGGTAGCGTGATAGCTGCCAGAGTTCAGAAATCCTCTGGTAATGACTCACTGGATTCTGCTGCGGTCAAAGCGGTTCGCGGTTGGAGCTTTGTACCGGCGACCCGTGGTGGGCAAAGCATCGAATCCATCGTGCAAGTACCGGTCAATTTCAGAATCAATTGA
- the katG gene encoding catalase/peroxidase HPI: MSDISKCPVMGHANTPAASNAGRGTSNRDWWPNQLKLNILHQHTAKSNPLGADFNYAEEFKKLDLAALKQDLYALMTDSQDWWPADYGHYGPMFIRMAWHSAGTYRISDGRGGAGHGNQRFAPLNSWPDNVNLDKARRLLWPIKQKYGNQISWADLFILAGNCALESMGFKTFGFAGGREDIWEPEEDVYWGAEAEWLGDKRYSGERDLENPLAAVQMGLIYVNPEGPNGNPDALGSGRDVRETFARMAMNDYETVALTAGGHTFGKCHGAASATHVGAEPEAAAIEQMGLGWKSSFGSGKGGDQIGSGLEGSWTPTPTQWDNSYLDMLFNNEWELTKSPAGAWQWTPKTATASNLAPAADDPAKRVPIIMTTADMAMRFDPIYEPIARHFQQNPDEFADAFARAWFKLTHRDLGPRSRYLGAEVPAEVLLWQDPVPAVDHALIDAQDIADLKSKILASELSISELVTTAWASASTFRGSDKRGGANGARIRLAPQKDWAVNQPEQLAKVLSVLEGIQSAFNAAQTGGKKVSMADLIVLGGCAAVEQAAQNAGHTVTVPFAPGRTDATQEQTDVEAFAVLEPVADGFRNYLKGKYSVTAEEMLLDKAQLLTLTAPEMTVLVGGMRVLNAAFTQQPEALTTDFFVNLLDMRTEWKPTDDANVFEGRDRTTGDVKWIGSRVDLVFGSNSQLRAIAEVYAQNDAQATFVHDFAAAWSKVMHLDRFDLA, encoded by the coding sequence ATGAGTGACATAAGCAAGTGTCCTGTTATGGGACATGCCAACACACCCGCCGCCAGCAATGCTGGGCGTGGCACATCCAACCGCGACTGGTGGCCTAACCAGTTGAAACTCAATATCCTGCACCAGCACACTGCCAAATCCAACCCGCTGGGTGCAGATTTCAATTATGCCGAAGAATTCAAAAAGCTCGATCTGGCAGCCTTGAAGCAAGACCTCTACGCGCTAATGACCGATTCGCAAGACTGGTGGCCTGCCGACTACGGTCACTACGGGCCAATGTTCATCCGCATGGCGTGGCACAGCGCAGGCACGTACCGCATCAGCGATGGGCGTGGCGGTGCGGGTCACGGCAATCAACGTTTCGCCCCGCTCAATAGCTGGCCGGATAACGTCAACCTCGACAAGGCACGCCGCTTGCTGTGGCCGATCAAGCAAAAATACGGCAACCAGATTTCATGGGCTGACTTGTTCATCCTCGCTGGCAACTGTGCGCTGGAGTCGATGGGCTTCAAGACCTTCGGTTTTGCGGGTGGGCGCGAAGACATTTGGGAACCTGAAGAAGATGTTTACTGGGGGGCGGAAGCCGAATGGCTGGGCGACAAACGCTACAGCGGCGAACGCGATCTGGAAAACCCACTCGCAGCGGTGCAGATGGGCTTGATCTACGTGAACCCCGAAGGCCCCAACGGCAACCCAGACGCGCTCGGATCGGGGCGTGATGTGCGCGAAACCTTCGCCCGCATGGCGATGAACGACTACGAAACCGTCGCACTCACGGCTGGTGGACATACCTTCGGCAAATGCCACGGCGCAGCCAGTGCTACCCACGTTGGTGCTGAGCCGGAAGCCGCAGCCATTGAACAAATGGGCTTAGGCTGGAAAAGCAGCTTTGGCAGCGGCAAAGGTGGCGACCAAATCGGCAGCGGCTTGGAAGGTTCGTGGACACCAACGCCGACCCAGTGGGACAACAGCTATCTAGATATGTTATTCAATAACGAATGGGAACTGACCAAAAGTCCCGCCGGTGCATGGCAATGGACTCCCAAAACCGCGACCGCAAGCAATCTTGCCCCAGCAGCAGATGACCCAGCCAAACGTGTGCCGATCATTATGACCACGGCGGATATGGCGATGCGTTTTGACCCGATTTATGAACCGATTGCGCGGCATTTCCAGCAGAATCCTGATGAATTCGCCGATGCGTTTGCTCGTGCTTGGTTCAAACTGACGCACCGTGATTTGGGGCCGCGTTCGCGTTACCTCGGTGCGGAAGTACCAGCGGAAGTGTTGTTGTGGCAAGACCCTGTTCCGGCAGTCGATCATGCGTTGATTGATGCGCAAGACATTGCTGATCTGAAAAGCAAGATTCTGGCATCTGAGTTGAGCATTAGCGAACTGGTCACAACGGCTTGGGCTTCAGCCTCCACTTTCCGGGGTTCGGATAAGCGCGGGGGCGCGAACGGTGCACGGATTCGTCTTGCCCCTCAAAAAGATTGGGCAGTGAATCAGCCTGAGCAACTTGCCAAGGTATTGAGCGTGTTGGAAGGTATTCAAAGCGCGTTCAATGCAGCGCAAACGGGTGGCAAAAAAGTCTCAATGGCTGACCTGATTGTATTGGGTGGGTGCGCAGCAGTGGAGCAGGCAGCACAGAATGCAGGGCATACTGTCACCGTGCCGTTTGCACCGGGGCGTACAGATGCCACCCAAGAACAGACTGATGTGGAAGCCTTCGCTGTACTTGAGCCAGTGGCAGACGGTTTCCGCAATTACCTCAAAGGCAAATACTCAGTGACAGCCGAAGAAATGTTGCTCGATAAGGCGCAATTGCTGACGCTGACTGCACCGGAAATGACCGTGCTAGTCGGTGGGATGCGAGTGTTGAATGCTGCCTTTACCCAGCAGCCTGAAGCCCTTACCACGGATTTCTTCGTGAATTTGCTGGATATGCGTACTGAATGGAAGCCTACTGACGATGCGAATGTGTTTGAGGGACGTGATCGCACCACAGGTGATGTGAAGTGGATAGGTTCACGGGTTGATCTTGTGTTCGGCTCGAATTCTCAACTGCGGGCGATAGCCGAAGTGTATGCGCAGAACGACGCACAAGCGACGTTCGTGCATGATTTTGCAGCGGCTTGGAGTAAGGTGATGCACCTCGACCGTTTTGATTTGGCTTGA
- a CDS encoding energy transducer TonB, whose translation MKYHLTGFGVSALVHVSLLLASLPLLLWQDKLGKVEELHPIPLSLAQFAPPPLPPVKSPAPQAVTELPKPEPKPVEKPKLKPEKKPVEKPKPKPETKAADKPKPRPQPAREREPSPTPSPPAASASVAPVVPHPVTPAPRPAAKSVPTKPAPVADNNAAEAAYRQKLQNLIATRKQYPRMAIKEEVEGTVTVSFTMLPNGTITGARVSQSSGNAWLDKAAVQAVNATSGALPFPVSINKARWDFALKVNFKLDW comes from the coding sequence GTGAAATACCACCTGACCGGTTTTGGCGTTTCAGCTTTGGTACATGTCAGCCTATTGCTGGCTAGTCTGCCGTTGTTACTGTGGCAGGATAAGCTGGGAAAGGTGGAGGAGCTGCACCCCATACCATTGTCATTGGCACAATTTGCTCCGCCCCCCCTGCCACCCGTAAAATCGCCAGCACCTCAAGCGGTAACCGAACTGCCCAAACCGGAACCTAAGCCTGTCGAAAAACCTAAACTCAAACCAGAAAAGAAGCCTGTCGAAAAGCCTAAACCTAAACCAGAGACAAAGGCAGCCGACAAACCCAAGCCCCGACCACAGCCCGCACGCGAACGCGAGCCGTCACCGACTCCATCACCACCAGCCGCCTCAGCATCGGTTGCCCCTGTTGTTCCGCACCCAGTAACACCTGCCCCGCGACCAGCAGCCAAGTCTGTTCCCACGAAACCGGCTCCCGTAGCAGATAACAACGCTGCCGAAGCCGCTTACCGCCAAAAACTGCAAAACCTCATTGCCACGCGCAAGCAATACCCGCGTATGGCAATAAAGGAAGAGGTAGAAGGCACGGTGACAGTTTCTTTCACAATGTTGCCGAATGGCACGATCACCGGGGCAAGAGTGAGTCAGAGTTCTGGCAATGCATGGCTGGATAAAGCAGCAGTACAAGCGGTGAATGCCACATCCGGTGCATTACCCTTTCCGGTAAGTATTAACAAAGCACGGTGGGATTTTGCCCTAAAGGTGAATTTCAAACTGGATTGGTAG